TACTTTATATTTGCATTTACTTTGGTTGCTATAACTTTTCCATATTTATTTTATTATTCTTTTAAGTATATCCTTGAAGAAAACAAAACTCCTATTATTTTAAAGATTATGATTGTAGGATGGGTGTACTTTATGATTCTCTCTTTCGGGTTTATGGCTGTTTCTTCAATTGAATGGAAAAAAATATTTGGAAAGGACAAAGAAGACAAATAATTCTCGTTTCTGTTGTAAAATCTTACAGAAAACACATCTTTATTTTAACAAAAAATTTTAGAGAGGTATCCTTATGAAAATTGTAATAGAAGTTCCAGATGAACTTAATTTAAAAGAAGATGAAATAAAAATAGCTGCCTTAGCTAAGTTATATGAACTTGGAAAAATATCTTCTGGTAAGGCTGCTAAACTACTGGGTATATCCCGTATAGGGTTTTTGGATTTGCTTGGGAAATATAAAGTCCAGATATCACCTGATACGGAGGAGGAACTTTTTAAGGATATAGAGAATGCTTATTTTGTTAAATAATAGTTCTATTATAGTTCTATGGCAAAATTGTTTCTATGCTTTATATTTAGTTAATAAATTTTAATTTAATTAAGGTGTTAGTATGGGCAGAGTTATAATAGAAACAAAAGACAATGGAGAATTAAAGATAAAAACATCTTTAACTTTAGAGCAAATAAAAAATTTTATTGAAGAAATAGAGAAAAAAGAAAAAGCAAAAAAACTTATAGATACCACATTTAATACTCTAAAAGAAAATAAAGAATTAGAGGCAAAATCAGAATTCGAATGGTATGAACAATAAAATATTTGTTGACAGTTCCATTTTTATTGAAAATTTTAAAGGAAATACTATAGCTAAAGAAATACTGGAAGTAGCTATTGACAAATTTGACGTATGTATAAATAGCATAGTATTTTCAGAAGTTCTTTTTAAATTAATAGTTTTAAAATCAGGCAAGTCCATATTAACGCTTAAAAGCCAAAATTTAATCTCAGATTTAATAAAAGAGTTAAAAAATTATTCAGAGTTACTTTTGTTATTTGAAGTCTTGGAAGAAAATAAAGATGTATTAAACCTTTCTCTTAGATTTATGGAAAAATATAGTCTATTAACTAATGATGCTTTAATTTTAGCTACTTGTAAGTATTACGGAATAGATAAAATAGCTTCTTTGGATAGTGATTTTGAAAAGGCAACCATAACTGAAAAAATCAAACTTATAAGAAGTATGAATGATTTGCTATGAAGACATAGCCCTCCTTTTATTTTTATAAACTTTGGTTACTACTTTTATCTTTGTTTATTTAAAAGCTTTTCCCATAGTTTTATGCCATTTTCTCTTTTTATAGTAGGCTTTATCCTCAGATAAGGAACATCTTTTCCAATTTCAAAATCAGATGGAACGGTATATATGTGTCCTTTGTATGCTTTTCCGCGGACATAAAAATAAGCCTGGAAGTTTTGCAAAGATGTTAGCTGATTGGGTTCTACCAGATATGTGTAATTATCCTGGACATTCAGTGTATCTTCTATTCCAAAAGCTATTCTTATAGGTCTTTTACCTAATAGCTGACTGAACCACTGGGCACTTTCTGTATCAGCTTGGGCTAAAAATATTTTTATTCTGGTGTTTGCCTGTATTATTTTTTTCATTGTTTCCTTTTCCTCATGGGATATATCAGAAAGTGATTGATGAGCTGCGATAATCCTTACTCCTGCACTCCTACCTTTGTTAAATAAATCCTGGATACCTTCAAAAACAAAGTTTTCAAACTCATCTATGCTTAATACCACTTTTGTTTTTTGCATGTTAGCTGATAGATAACCGGTAATATACTGCAGGTCCGAAGCTATCATCTTTCCGAGACTTTTTGCTACTTCTCCAAACAAAAGTTTTGGTAAAACCACATAAACAACAGCATCAGCAAAAATCAGTTTTTCAAAATTTATATCTGACACATAAGAGTTTAAAAAATCATAGTCAGACATTTTTGCGGTAAAGTTCCTCAAACCAGATATATCCTTTTCTGCCTGCATTCTTTTTTTATCATCGTTGAGCCTTTCATATAGGTTGTATAGGTATGTTTTAGCCTGCTGGTTTTTGGTCTGTTTTATAAGCTCAAGGAGAATTTCATAATCTATCAGGGTTGCATACCAGTCTCTAAAAGACCATCTTTTACCAGTCCCTAAAAATGCAGAAACGAAGGCTTTAACAGTTGTTTCTTTAACCTCTTCATAGTAAGAAACAGCCCCTTCTCCTTTGTTGCCTGCATAATTTTTGCAGTGATAGAAAGTTCATCTCCTGTTTCCAAAGGGTTATAAGAATGGGTTCCGTATCCAGATAAACCAGAATTACTTCCTGTTGCAGCTGCAAGATTTAGAAAGTAAAAAGGTTTATTTAGATAATGGGACAAAGCATATACCAGTCTAAAATTATCTTCATCAAATTTCATATCCAGTTTTATTAAGCTATATCCGTTATATAGAAATTGTGTATCCAGAAGCTTTAGCAAAAGCGTTTTCCCTGCACCAGTAGCACCTAAAACATGAACATGTGTTGACAGGTCTGCATCTGTGATTTTTATAAGCTCAACTTCTCCAAAGTTCCCGTCTTGTTTTATTTCATATCCTCTGCCAAGGGTAATATAGCCTTTTTCTAAAATATCTGTTTTCATCTTCCACCTCTTAAAAG
The sequence above is a segment of the Persephonella sp. genome. Coding sequences within it:
- a CDS encoding TraM recognition domain-containing protein, whose protein sequence is MIDYEILLELIKQTKNQQAKTYLYNLYERLNDDKKRMQAEKDISGLRNFTAKMSDYDFLNSYVSDINFEKLIFADAVVYVVLPKLLFGEVAKSLGKMIASDLQYITGYLSANMQKTKVVLSIDEFENFVFEGIQDLFNKGRSAGVRIIAAHQSLSDISHEEKETMKKIIQANTRIKIFLAQADTESAQWFSQLLGKRPIRIAFGIEDTLNVQDNYTYLVEPNQLTSLQNFQAYFYVRGKAYKGHIYTVPSDFEIGKDVPYLRIKPTIKRENGIKLWEKLLNKQR
- a CDS encoding UPF0175 family protein, which produces MKIVIEVPDELNLKEDEIKIAALAKLYELGKISSGKAAKLLGISRIGFLDLLGKYKVQISPDTEEELFKDIENAYFVK
- a CDS encoding type II toxin-antitoxin system VapC family toxin; this encodes MNNKIFVDSSIFIENFKGNTIAKEILEVAIDKFDVCINSIVFSEVLFKLIVLKSGKSILTLKSQNLISDLIKELKNYSELLLLFEVLEENKDVLNLSLRFMEKYSLLTNDALILATCKYYGIDKIASLDSDFEKATITEKIKLIRSMNDLL